TCCCACTTGCCGAGCACCGGCAGCAGCAGGGTGACACAGGCGATCATCGCTGCGGCTGCCGCGAAGGTGGCTCGTGGGTAGCGGGTCACGGCCGAGCCACCGAGGAAGTTGCCCGCGATCCCCGCGACTCCGTAGGCGAGCAGGTAGACCGTAATGAGCCCGGGGCTCACCCCGGTCACCTGCTCGAGAAAGGGGGTGACGTAGGCGTAGGTGCCGAAGTGAGCGAGGACGATGAGGAACGTCAGCACCAGGGCGAACCGGGTGTTGATGCTGCGGAACATGCCGCCGAGCACGTTCAGGCGGGTCGCCTGGACGGCAGGGAGGGCAGGGACCACCAGGAGCAGCATGACGAACACCGCCAGGGTGAAGACGCCCATGGCGAGGAATGTGGTCCGCCAGCCCGCGATGTCTCCGATGAACGTACCGAGCGGGACACCGAGCACAGAGCCGAGGGGCACCGCCGAGAAGATCACCGAGGTGGCCCGGCCCACCTGTTCAGCGGGCACGAGCCGACCGGCCAGGCCCGCACCGATGGACCAGAAGCCGCCGATGGTGATGCCCACCATCACCCGCGAGATCAGGATCATCCAGTAGCTCGACGCTGTCGCCGCCAGGAAGTTGGCCAGCGCGAGGAGCAGGATGAACGCGCCAAGCATCACCCGGCGGTCGATGCGGGCGGTGGCCACGGTCACCACGGGCGCGGAGATCGCGGCGAGGAAGCCGGGCATGGTCATCATCAGCCCGGCCATTCCGTCCGAGATGGTGAAGCTTGACCCGATCGAGGTCAGTAGACCGATGGGGAGGATTTCGGTGGTGACGATCGAGAAGATCCCCATCATCACCGAGATCACGGCCAGCCAGGAGACCAGGGGTGAGCGGGGAGCCGCTGAGGCTTCGACGGCGGTGGTGGTTGCTGTGGACATGAATCCCGTCCTGTGTTGGGCATCACATGGGGTGTGATCACTAGTCCAGCAGGGACGGCAGACAGCTTCTGGCACGTTCCCGACACCAACAACAGCCACCCAGGGTGATGTCGCGTTTTCGCGATACGCCCCCCGGAGCTGGGTGGTTGAGCGTCTGCGCAGGTCAGGGCGGTGCGGGCCAGACGAGAAGGAGCGCCCAGGCGGCGCCGGGCCGGGTGCTGCCCACGTCGATTCCCGGGCTACTTCGCCGAGTCGACGAAGCGGGACGAAGCGCTCTACATCCTCACGCACACCGAAGCCCTCATGACTCGGTGGTCTCCGCTCTCCGTCGACCAGGACGTACGCACAACAACAAAGGCCCTTGCGTGGGGCTTGCGTCTGCCAGACGGAACAGAGCCCGGCACCGCCTCGGCACGTCCGGTGAACCTGCCGGCCACGGAAGCGGTAGAACGCGAACTGCGCGCCAGCCGATACTGGAATCTGGCCGAAGCCACGCGCGGCGGCGCCCAACTCCCCACCCTGATCGCCGTGGCGAACGGGCTGAAACCGGCGATGGACCTGTGGGTCCCGCGCGACGGCTGGCCTGCGCTGCGCGCGCTCGCCAAGACGCTCGGTCTCGTCCACCACGTGGACACCTGCTTCGACAGGTTCTCGCCCCAGATCGCCCAGGTGCCCCCCAGGGCTGTTGCAAAGTCCCGGTGGTAGCGGGAAGTTGCAGGTCACGGTGGTGTGACGTGTGCCGTTCGTCCCGTCTCGTATGCAACGAAGCTCCGGTTGGAGTGGGTGACCTCTCAAGTCGCCCTGCCCAACCGGAGCTTCGATGTGCCGTCAGTCTGCCAGTGTCTGTCTGATCAAGTCGCCTTCGCGTCAGCACCGTGTACTGCCGGGGCTGCCTCAGCGGCTGGCCACGCCGGCCGATCCGCGCCGCCGGCGCGGGACGCGTCACCCGTTCGTGAGTGTGCTGCTGATCGCCGGTTCGGCCGTGCTGGCCGGCGCCCGCTCGTTCGCGGCCATCGGCCAGTGGGCGAAGGCTGCCCCGCAGGAGGCCCTGGCCCGGCTCGGCGCTCGCACCACGGCCGCCTTCAATCTCCGTGTCGCGCCGAGCGCGGCGACCATCCGCCGCGTCCTGAACGCCGTCTGCCCCGGCGGGCTCGCGGACCTGCTCGGTGCCGACCCGGCCGGAACGGCCACCCCGGCCGTCGACGGCAAGAGCGCCCGCGGCTCGCGCACCGCCACCGGCCCCGCCGCCCACCTGCTGGCCGCGATGACCGGCACCGGCCTGGCCGTCACCCAGCTGCGGGTGCCGGACAAGACCAACGAGATCGCCTGCTTTGCCGCCCTGCTGGAACCGTTCGACCTGACCGGCGTGACGGTGACCGCCGACGCGCTGCACACCCAACGCGACCACGCCCGCTTCCTGGTGGAGGAGAAGAGAGCCCACTACCTCATGGTGGTCAAGGCCAACCAGCCCGGACTGCTGCGTCAGTTGAGGTCGCTGCCGTGGAAACTCGCCACCGCACGGCGCTACGACCGCGAGACGGGGCACGGCCGCAAGGAGACGAGAGCGACCAGGGCCCTGACCGTCACCGAACTGGGGCTGGACTTTCCGCACGCGGTCCAGGCAGCGAGGATTCTGCGCCACCGCACCCACCTGCGCTCGGGCAAGGTCACAC
The nucleotide sequence above comes from Streptomyces sp. NBC_01431. Encoded proteins:
- a CDS encoding MFS transporter; its protein translation is MSTATTTAVEASAAPRSPLVSWLAVISVMMGIFSIVTTEILPIGLLTSIGSSFTISDGMAGLMMTMPGFLAAISAPVVTVATARIDRRVMLGAFILLLALANFLAATASSYWMILISRVMVGITIGGFWSIGAGLAGRLVPAEQVGRATSVIFSAVPLGSVLGVPLGTFIGDIAGWRTTFLAMGVFTLAVFVMLLLVVPALPAVQATRLNVLGGMFRSINTRFALVLTFLIVLAHFGTYAYVTPFLEQVTGVSPGLITVYLLAYGVAGIAGNFLGGSAVTRYPRATFAAAAAMIACVTLLLPVLGKWDLGAVALLVVWGIAYGAVPVCSQTWFAKANTASPEASSVVFTASFQATFSIGALTGGLVIDHTSPSTVMTLGGCAAALMVLVAWFHHARRISWLEPE
- a CDS encoding ISAs1 family transposase, producing the protein MATPADPRRRRGTRHPFVSVLLIAGSAVLAGARSFAAIGQWAKAAPQEALARLGARTTAAFNLRVAPSAATIRRVLNAVCPGGLADLLGADPAGTATPAVDGKSARGSRTATGPAAHLLAAMTGTGLAVTQLRVPDKTNEIACFAALLEPFDLTGVTVTADALHTQRDHARFLVEEKRAHYLMVVKANQPGLLRQLRSLPWKLATARRYDRETGHGRKETRATRALTVTELGLDFPHAVQAARILRHRTHLRSGKVTRQTIYALTDLTARQASPQRLGRLARSQWVIENRLHFVRDTAFAEDASKIRTGHGPQNMATFRSFAINQLRAAGHTNIVAGIREMSYEPFHRPLDLLGLA